One segment of Haloplanus natans DSM 17983 DNA contains the following:
- a CDS encoding HalOD1 output domain-containing protein: MSYDSESKTHLAEFDSDAIAPSMAVVEAMASVHDTAPTALEPLVETIDPAAIDRLVKGNDGSDDRVLEFHYLESVVTVHGRGVVEIRPADGDGDG, from the coding sequence ATGAGTTACGATTCCGAGTCGAAGACGCATCTGGCGGAGTTCGACAGTGACGCCATCGCGCCGAGCATGGCCGTCGTCGAAGCGATGGCGAGCGTCCACGACACCGCCCCCACGGCGCTCGAACCGCTCGTCGAGACGATTGACCCGGCGGCCATCGACCGCCTGGTAAAAGGCAACGACGGGAGCGACGACCGCGTCCTCGAGTTCCACTATCTCGAATCCGTGGTAACCGTTCACGGCCGGGGCGTCGTCGAGATTCGGCCGGCCGACGGGGACGGAGACGGCTGA